The proteins below are encoded in one region of Ricinus communis isolate WT05 ecotype wild-type chromosome 6, ASM1957865v1, whole genome shotgun sequence:
- the LOC8262558 gene encoding cullin-associated NEDD8-dissociated protein 1 has product MANLQITGILEKMMGKDKDYRYMATSDLLNELSKDTFKPDTDLEIKLSNIVLQQLDDVAGDVSGLAVKCLAPLVKKVSEARVVEMTNKLCDKLLNGKDQHRDIASIALKTIISEVTTQSLAQAILVSLSPQLIKGVSSLGMSTEIKCECLDILCDVLHKFGNLMATDHEVLLNALLSQLNSNQASIRKKTVSCIASLASSLSDDLLAKATVEVVRNLRSKGVKPEMTRTNIQMIGALSRAVGYRFGPHLGDTVPILINYCTSASENDEELREYSLQALESFLLRCPRDIYSYCDKILLLTLEYLSYDPNFTDNMEEDTDDESHEEEEDDESANEYTDDEDVSWKVRRAAAKCLAALIVSRPELLSKLYEEACPKLIDRFKEREENVKMDVFNTFIELLRQTGNVTKGQIDMNELSPRWLLKQEVPKIVKSINRQLREKSIKTKVGAFSVLKELVVVLPDCLAEHIGSLIPGIEKALNDKSSTSNLKIEALVFTRLVLASHSPPVFHPHIKALSSPVLSAVGERYYKVTAEALRVCGELVRVVRPNIQGLGFEFKPYVHPIYNAIMSRLTNQDQDQEVKECAISCMGLVISTFGDNLRAELPACLPVLVDRMGNEITRLTAVKAFAVIASSPLRIDLSCVLEHVIAELTAFLRKANRALRQATLGTLNSLIVAYGDQIGSSAYEVIIVELSTLISDSDLHMTALALELCCTLMGDRRSSPNVGLAVRNKVLPQALTLIKSSLLQGQALLALQNFFAALVYSANTSFDTLLDSLLSSAKPSPQSGGVAKQALYSIAQCVAVLCLAAGDQKCSTTVKMLTQILKDDSSTNSAKQHLALLCLGEIGRRKDLSGHAQIETIIIESFQSPFEEIKSAASYALGNIAVGNLSKYLPFILDQIDNQQKKQYLLLHSLKEVIVRQSVDKAEFQDSSVETILKLLFNHCESEEEGVRNVVAECLGKIALIEPAKLVPALKVRTTSPAAFTRATVVIAVKYSIVERPEKIDEIIYPEISSFLMLIRDHDRHVRRAAVLALSTFAHNKPNLIKGLLPELLPLLYDQTIVKQELIRTVDLGPFKHIVDDGLELRKAAFECVDTLLDSCLDQVNPSSFIVPYLKSGLDDHYDVKMPCHLILSKLADKCPSAVLAVLDSLVDPLQKTVNFKPKQDAVKQEVDRNEDMIRSALRAIAALNRISGGDCSHKFKNLMNEISKSPTLWEKYYSIRNE; this is encoded by the exons ATGGCGAATTTGCAAATTACTGGCATTCTCGAAAAG ATGATGGGTAAAGATAAAGATTACAGATATATGGCGACATCCGACTTACTTAATGAGTTAAGCAAGGACACCTTCAAACCTGATACTGATTTGGAGATAAAGTTGTCAAATATTGTTCTACAGCAACTTGATGATGTGGCTGGTGATGTTTCTGGATTGGCTGTGAAGTG TCTTGCTCCATTGGTGAAGAAGGTCAGTGAGGCACGTGTCGTGGAGATGACTAATAAGCTCTGTGATAAATTGCTCAATGGAAAAGATCAGCACCGTGATATTGCAAGCATAGCTTTGAAGACGATTATATCTGAAGTCACAACTCAATCTCTGGCTCAAGCCATTCTTGTATCTTTATCTCCGCAGTTGATAAAAGGAGTATCTAGTCTG GGTATGAGCACCGAGATAAAATGTGAATGTCTGGATATATTATGTGATGTTCTTCATAAATTTGGAAATCTGATGGCAACTGACCATGAGGTGCTTTTAAACGCGCTTTTGTCCCAATTGAATTCCAATCAAGCTAGCATCAGAAAGAAGACTGTCTCTTGTATTG CATCCCTTGCGTCAAGCTTGTCGGATGACTTGTTGGCGAAAGCAACAGTTGAAGTTGTTCGGAACTTAAGAAGTAAAGGTGTAAAACCTGAAATGACCCGAACAAATATTCAAATGATTGGCGCTTTAAG CCGTGCTGTGGGATACCGGTTTGGACCTCATCTAGGCGACACTGTGccaattctaattaattactGCACAAGTGCATCAGAGAACGATGAGGAACTTCGTGAATATAGCTTGCAG GCACTAGAAAGTTTTCTGCTCAGATGCCCCAGAGACATATATTCTTACTGCGAtaaaattcttcttcttactCTTGAATATCTTAGTTATGATCCGAACTTCACTGATAACATGGAAGAGGATACTGATGATGAAAGTCATGAAGAGGAGGAAGATGA TGAGAGTGCAAATGAGTACACAGATGATGAGGATGTCAGCTGGAAAGTTCGAAGAGCAGCAGCTAAATGCTTAGCAGCATTGATTGTTTCTCGTCCTGAGCTGCTTTCAAAGCTTTATGAGGAG GCCTGTCCTAAGCTGATTGATAGATTTaaagaaagggaagaaaaTGTCAAG ATGGATGTATTCAATACATTCATTGAGCTACTGCGTCAAACTGGAAATGTTACAAAGGGGCAGATTGACATGAATGAATTAAG CCCAAGATGGCTACTGAAGCAGGAAGTACCAAAGATtgttaaatctataaataggCAGCTGCGTGAGAAATCTATTAAGACAAAG GTTGGTGCATTTTCTGTACTGAAAGAACTGGTGGTTGTCCTGCCAGACTGCCTGGCAGAACACATTGGATCGCTCATTCCAGGAATTGAGAAGGCATTAAAT GACAAATCATCAACCTCAAATTTGAAGATTGAAGCCCTTGTATTTACAAGATTGGTATTGGCTTCACATTCTCCTCCTGTTTTCCACCCCCATATCAAG GCTCTTTCCAGTCCTGTTTTATCAGCTGTTGGTGAGCGGTACTACAAGGTAACAGCTGAGGCATTAAGAGTGTGTGGGGAACTTGTTCGCGTAGTGCGTCCTAATATTCAG GGCCTGGGTTTCGAGTTCAAACCTTATGTTCATCCAATATATAATGCCATAATGTCACGCTTGACAAACCAAGATCAAGACCAG GAAGTTAAAGAATGCGCTATTTCTTGCATGGGACTCGTCATTTCAACATTTGGTGATAATCTCAGAGCAGAGTTACCGGCATGCCTTCCTGTACTTGTTGACCGGATGGGGAATGAAATAACACGACTTACAGCTGTGAAG GCTTTTGCTGTCATTGCTTCTTCTCCTCTTCGGATTGATCTATCGTGTGTTTTGGAGCATGTAATTGCAGAGCTAACAGCATTCCTCCGGAAG GCTAATCGTGCTCTAAGGCAGGCAACTCTGGGAACACTGAATTCCCTAATTGTAGCTTATGGTGATCAGATTGGTTCATCCGCATATGAAGTTATTATTGTTGAACTGTCAACTCTAATAAg TGATTCAGACTTGCACATGACTGCTCTTGCTCTAGAACTCTGTTGCACTTTGATGGGTGACAGGAGGTCGAGCCCAAATGTTGGTTTGGCAGTTAGAAATAAAGTTCTTCCCCAGGCACTAACATTGATCAAAAGCTCATTGCTACAGGGTCAAGCTCTTTTG GCTTTACAAAACTTTTTTGCCGCATTGGTCTATTCCGCAAATACAAGTTTTGATACTTTACTGGACTCTCTTCTGTCAAGTGCTAAGCCATCTCCCCAATCAGGTGGTGTGGCAAAACAGGCCTTATATTCAATAGCCCAATGTGTAGCTGTTCTCTGCCTTGCTGCAGGAGATCAGAAATGTTCTACTACGGTGAAAATGCTGACACAAATTCTTAAAGATGACAGCAGTACGAACTCG GCTAAGCAGCACCTCGCCTTGCTATGCCTAGGGGAGATTGGGAGGAGGAAGGATCTAAGTGGGCACGCACAGATAGAAACTATTATAATAGAGTCCTTTCAATCTCCTTTTGAAGAGATAAAATCTGCTGCTTCTTATGCACTTGGCAATATTGCTGTTGGTAATCTATCCAAGTACCtaccttttattttggatcaaaTTGATAATCAGCAGAAGAAACAGTATCTCCTGCTTCATTCTCTGAAGGAG GTAATTGTAAGGCAATCTGTAGATAAAGCAGAGTTCCAGGATTCTAGTGTTGAGACGATACTTAAACTACTATTTAATCACTGTGAGAGTGAGGAAGAGGGTGTTCGAAATGTTGTAGCTGAGTGTCTGGGTAAAATTGCACTTATTGAACCTGCAAAACTTGTTCCTGCACTTAAG GTGAGGACAACTAGTCCAGCTGCATTCACCAGAGCAACAGTGGTCATTGCTGTAAAATATTCTATAGTTGAGCGGCCAGAGAAGATAGATGAGATCATATACCCTGAGATTTCATCTTTCCTTATGCTCATCAGGGATCATGACCGG CATGTTAGGCGTGCAGCTGTACTGGCGTTAAGTACATTTGCTCACAACAAGCCTAATCTTATTAAGGGACTTCTTCCAGAATTATTGCCACTTCTTTATGATCAAACAATTGTGAAG CAAGAATTGATACGAACAGTTGATCTTGGGCCTTTCAAGCATATTGTCGATGATGGACTTGAGTTGAGGAAAGCAGCTTTTGAATGTGTAGATACCCTGTTGGATAGTTGTCTTGATCAAGTAAACCCGTCATCTTTCATTGTTCCTTACCTCAAATCTGGTCTTGATG ATCACTATGATGTTAAAATGCCTTGCCATCTTATCCTCTCAAAACTTGCAGATAAATGTCCATCTGCTGTCTTGGCAG TTCTGGACTCTTTGGTTGATCCTCTCCAAAAAACTGTCAATTTTAAGCCAAAGCAAGATGCTGTTAAGCAGGAAGTAGATCGTAATGAAGACATGATTCGCAGTGCTCTTCGAGCAATTGCAGCACTAAATCGCATAAG TGGAGGTGATTGCAGccataaattcaaaaatcttatgaatgaaatttcaaaatctCCTACTCTCTGGGAAAAGTACTACTCCATCCGGAATGAGTGA
- the LOC8262557 gene encoding NADPH:adrenodoxin oxidoreductase, mitochondrial isoform X3: protein MMYKAMKWLSRRFSNLTSHPLRVCVVGSGPAGFYTAEKMLKAHREAEIDIIDRLPTPFGLVRSGVAPDHPETKIVINQFSRLVQNERCSFFGNVTLGSSISLAELRDLYHVVVLAYGAESDRALGIPGEDLLGIHSAREFVWWYNGHPDCKNLNPDLKGTDTAVILGQGNVALDATRILLRPTAELARTDIACHALAALEQSCIRKVYLVGRRGPVQAACTAKELREVLGIKDLFIHIKEADLLKSSDDEEELKGSRIQRRIYDLLSKAAASGPSHPSSGQRELHFVFFRKPDRFLDSEVRIGHVAGVHFEKTVLKGISPGKQVAVGTGKFEDLDCGMVLKSVGYKSVPVDGLPFDHQKGVVPNVGGRVLTEASGDSKLLEKGLYVCGWLKRGPTGIIATNLYCAEETVASILQDLEQGALAAATSLPKPGKEGLRQLLGDRNVRVVPFSSWEKIDSEEKRLGSSRNKPREKLTSWEDLLKVATE, encoded by the exons atgatgTATAAAGCGATGAAATGGTTATCAAGAAGGTTCTCGAATCTTACTTCTCATCCTCTACGTGTGTGTGTAGTTGGCAGTGGACCAGCTGGTTTCTACACTGCTGAAAAG ATGCTTAAGGCGCATCGGGAAGCGGAAATTGATATCATTGATCGGTTGCCAACTCCTTTTGGATTAGTACGCTCCGGCGTTGCTCCTGATCATCCTGAAACTAAG ATTGTGATAAACCAGTTTTCAAGGCTTGTGCAAAATGAAAGGTGCTCGTTCTTTGGAAATGTCACCCTTGGCTCATCCATTTCACTTGCTGAGCTTCGTGACCTGTATCATGTG GTTGTGCTTGCATATGGTGCTGAAAGTGATAGAGCTCTTGGTATTCCAGGCGAA GATTTGTTGGGGATACACTCAGCTAGAGAATTCGTTTGGTGGTACAATGGGCACCCAGATTGTAAAAACCTGAATCCTGATTTGAAGGGCACTGATACAGCTGTTATTCTAGGCCAA gGAAACGTGGCTCTTGATGCCACTCGTATCCTTTTACGGCCAACTGCAGAATTGGCAAGAACTGATATTGCTTGCCATGCTTTGGCTGCTTTGGAGCAAAGCTGTATAAG GAAGGTGTATTTAGTTGGAAGACGTGGACCAGTCCAAGCAGCTTGTACTGCTAAAGAGCTGCGCGAAGTTCTTG GCATTAAAGATCTATTTATTCACATTAAGGAGGCCGATTTACTTAAAAGCTCTGATGATGAG GAAGAACTGAAAGGAAGTCGAATCCAAAGGAGGATTTATGATTTGCTCTCTAAGGCTGCCGCCTCAGGACCTTCCCATCCCAGTTCAGGTCAGCGAGAACTTCACTTTGTTTTCTTTCGGAAACCTGATAGGTTTCTAGATTCAGAGGTGAGAATTGGCCATGTTGCTGGTGTTCACTTTGAGAAGACTGTTCTCAAAG GTATCAGCCCCGGAAAACAGGTTGCTGTAGGCACTGGAAAATTTGAGGACCTTGACTGTGG GATGGTGTTAAAAAGCGTTGGTTATAAATCAGTACCAGTTGATGGTTTACCCTTTGACCATCAGAAAG GTGTGGTTCCTAATGTCGGTGGTCGAGTTCTTACTGAAGCTTCAGGAGATTCAAAACTGCTTGAAAAGGGCTTGTATGTATGTGGGTGGTTGAAAAGAGGACCAACTGGGATTATCGCTACAAATCTCTACTGTGCTGAAGAAACT GTTGCAAGCATATTGCAAGACCTTGAACAAGGAGCGCTTGCAGCTGCGACAAGTTTGCCAAAGCCTGGAAAAGAGGGACTCCGCCAGTTGCTTGGTGATAGAAATGTTAGAGTGGTACCATTTAGTAGTTGGGAAAAAATTGATTCTGAAGAGAAGAGGCTCGGGAGTTCTAGAAACAAACCTAGAGAAAAATTAACCTCATGGGAGGACTTGCTGAAAGTTGCCACAGAATGA
- the LOC8262557 gene encoding NADPH:adrenodoxin oxidoreductase, mitochondrial isoform X2: protein MQEEEEMMYKAMKWLSRRFSNLTSHPLRVCVVGSGPAGFYTAEKMLKAHREAEIDIIDRLPTPFGLVRSGVAPDHPETKIVINQFSRLVQNERCSFFGNVTLGSSISLAELRDLYHVVVLAYGAESDRALGIPGEDLLGIHSAREFVWWYNGHPDCKNLNPDLKGTDTAVILGQGNVALDATRILLRPTAELARTDIACHALAALEQSCIRKVYLVGRRGPVQAACTAKELREVLGIKDLFIHIKEADLLKSSDDEEELKGSRIQRRIYDLLSKAAASGPSHPSSGQRELHFVFFRKPDRFLDSEVRIGHVAGVHFEKTVLKGISPGKQVAVGTGKFEDLDCGMVLKSVGYKSVPVDGLPFDHQKGVVPNVGGRVLTEASGDSKLLEKGLYVCGWLKRGPTGIIATNLYCAEETVASILQDLEQGALAAATSLPKPGKEGLRQLLGDRNVRVVPFSSWEKIDSEEKRLGSSRNKPREKLTSWEDLLKVATE, encoded by the exons atgcaag aagaagaagaaatgatgTATAAAGCGATGAAATGGTTATCAAGAAGGTTCTCGAATCTTACTTCTCATCCTCTACGTGTGTGTGTAGTTGGCAGTGGACCAGCTGGTTTCTACACTGCTGAAAAG ATGCTTAAGGCGCATCGGGAAGCGGAAATTGATATCATTGATCGGTTGCCAACTCCTTTTGGATTAGTACGCTCCGGCGTTGCTCCTGATCATCCTGAAACTAAG ATTGTGATAAACCAGTTTTCAAGGCTTGTGCAAAATGAAAGGTGCTCGTTCTTTGGAAATGTCACCCTTGGCTCATCCATTTCACTTGCTGAGCTTCGTGACCTGTATCATGTG GTTGTGCTTGCATATGGTGCTGAAAGTGATAGAGCTCTTGGTATTCCAGGCGAA GATTTGTTGGGGATACACTCAGCTAGAGAATTCGTTTGGTGGTACAATGGGCACCCAGATTGTAAAAACCTGAATCCTGATTTGAAGGGCACTGATACAGCTGTTATTCTAGGCCAA gGAAACGTGGCTCTTGATGCCACTCGTATCCTTTTACGGCCAACTGCAGAATTGGCAAGAACTGATATTGCTTGCCATGCTTTGGCTGCTTTGGAGCAAAGCTGTATAAG GAAGGTGTATTTAGTTGGAAGACGTGGACCAGTCCAAGCAGCTTGTACTGCTAAAGAGCTGCGCGAAGTTCTTG GCATTAAAGATCTATTTATTCACATTAAGGAGGCCGATTTACTTAAAAGCTCTGATGATGAG GAAGAACTGAAAGGAAGTCGAATCCAAAGGAGGATTTATGATTTGCTCTCTAAGGCTGCCGCCTCAGGACCTTCCCATCCCAGTTCAGGTCAGCGAGAACTTCACTTTGTTTTCTTTCGGAAACCTGATAGGTTTCTAGATTCAGAGGTGAGAATTGGCCATGTTGCTGGTGTTCACTTTGAGAAGACTGTTCTCAAAG GTATCAGCCCCGGAAAACAGGTTGCTGTAGGCACTGGAAAATTTGAGGACCTTGACTGTGG GATGGTGTTAAAAAGCGTTGGTTATAAATCAGTACCAGTTGATGGTTTACCCTTTGACCATCAGAAAG GTGTGGTTCCTAATGTCGGTGGTCGAGTTCTTACTGAAGCTTCAGGAGATTCAAAACTGCTTGAAAAGGGCTTGTATGTATGTGGGTGGTTGAAAAGAGGACCAACTGGGATTATCGCTACAAATCTCTACTGTGCTGAAGAAACT GTTGCAAGCATATTGCAAGACCTTGAACAAGGAGCGCTTGCAGCTGCGACAAGTTTGCCAAAGCCTGGAAAAGAGGGACTCCGCCAGTTGCTTGGTGATAGAAATGTTAGAGTGGTACCATTTAGTAGTTGGGAAAAAATTGATTCTGAAGAGAAGAGGCTCGGGAGTTCTAGAAACAAACCTAGAGAAAAATTAACCTCATGGGAGGACTTGCTGAAAGTTGCCACAGAATGA
- the LOC8262557 gene encoding NADPH:adrenodoxin oxidoreductase, mitochondrial isoform X1, with product MQEEEEEMMYKAMKWLSRRFSNLTSHPLRVCVVGSGPAGFYTAEKMLKAHREAEIDIIDRLPTPFGLVRSGVAPDHPETKIVINQFSRLVQNERCSFFGNVTLGSSISLAELRDLYHVVVLAYGAESDRALGIPGEDLLGIHSAREFVWWYNGHPDCKNLNPDLKGTDTAVILGQGNVALDATRILLRPTAELARTDIACHALAALEQSCIRKVYLVGRRGPVQAACTAKELREVLGIKDLFIHIKEADLLKSSDDEEELKGSRIQRRIYDLLSKAAASGPSHPSSGQRELHFVFFRKPDRFLDSEVRIGHVAGVHFEKTVLKGISPGKQVAVGTGKFEDLDCGMVLKSVGYKSVPVDGLPFDHQKGVVPNVGGRVLTEASGDSKLLEKGLYVCGWLKRGPTGIIATNLYCAEETVASILQDLEQGALAAATSLPKPGKEGLRQLLGDRNVRVVPFSSWEKIDSEEKRLGSSRNKPREKLTSWEDLLKVATE from the exons atgcaag aagaagaagaagaaatgatgTATAAAGCGATGAAATGGTTATCAAGAAGGTTCTCGAATCTTACTTCTCATCCTCTACGTGTGTGTGTAGTTGGCAGTGGACCAGCTGGTTTCTACACTGCTGAAAAG ATGCTTAAGGCGCATCGGGAAGCGGAAATTGATATCATTGATCGGTTGCCAACTCCTTTTGGATTAGTACGCTCCGGCGTTGCTCCTGATCATCCTGAAACTAAG ATTGTGATAAACCAGTTTTCAAGGCTTGTGCAAAATGAAAGGTGCTCGTTCTTTGGAAATGTCACCCTTGGCTCATCCATTTCACTTGCTGAGCTTCGTGACCTGTATCATGTG GTTGTGCTTGCATATGGTGCTGAAAGTGATAGAGCTCTTGGTATTCCAGGCGAA GATTTGTTGGGGATACACTCAGCTAGAGAATTCGTTTGGTGGTACAATGGGCACCCAGATTGTAAAAACCTGAATCCTGATTTGAAGGGCACTGATACAGCTGTTATTCTAGGCCAA gGAAACGTGGCTCTTGATGCCACTCGTATCCTTTTACGGCCAACTGCAGAATTGGCAAGAACTGATATTGCTTGCCATGCTTTGGCTGCTTTGGAGCAAAGCTGTATAAG GAAGGTGTATTTAGTTGGAAGACGTGGACCAGTCCAAGCAGCTTGTACTGCTAAAGAGCTGCGCGAAGTTCTTG GCATTAAAGATCTATTTATTCACATTAAGGAGGCCGATTTACTTAAAAGCTCTGATGATGAG GAAGAACTGAAAGGAAGTCGAATCCAAAGGAGGATTTATGATTTGCTCTCTAAGGCTGCCGCCTCAGGACCTTCCCATCCCAGTTCAGGTCAGCGAGAACTTCACTTTGTTTTCTTTCGGAAACCTGATAGGTTTCTAGATTCAGAGGTGAGAATTGGCCATGTTGCTGGTGTTCACTTTGAGAAGACTGTTCTCAAAG GTATCAGCCCCGGAAAACAGGTTGCTGTAGGCACTGGAAAATTTGAGGACCTTGACTGTGG GATGGTGTTAAAAAGCGTTGGTTATAAATCAGTACCAGTTGATGGTTTACCCTTTGACCATCAGAAAG GTGTGGTTCCTAATGTCGGTGGTCGAGTTCTTACTGAAGCTTCAGGAGATTCAAAACTGCTTGAAAAGGGCTTGTATGTATGTGGGTGGTTGAAAAGAGGACCAACTGGGATTATCGCTACAAATCTCTACTGTGCTGAAGAAACT GTTGCAAGCATATTGCAAGACCTTGAACAAGGAGCGCTTGCAGCTGCGACAAGTTTGCCAAAGCCTGGAAAAGAGGGACTCCGCCAGTTGCTTGGTGATAGAAATGTTAGAGTGGTACCATTTAGTAGTTGGGAAAAAATTGATTCTGAAGAGAAGAGGCTCGGGAGTTCTAGAAACAAACCTAGAGAAAAATTAACCTCATGGGAGGACTTGCTGAAAGTTGCCACAGAATGA
- the LOC8262556 gene encoding uncharacterized protein LOC8262556, whose translation MRRTIGITLRSIGRSHTTHFAKPLSTSAPPGKKDSSNTLESNDEFEQRIFGGISENSLPFFQKLDRIEKARDRPGSRMNEGISSNLDGLYENTLSDGMDGKLKKAARYFEFDPEEITKEDYAFRPDMTFRHGMTYDTKDLDLRKPGVRKPPKRYEFQVTTEEVLEKADFRNVRFLSNFITEAGIMHKRSKTKISAKAQRKVAREIKTARAFGLMPFTTMGTKSFVFGKSMQDLDEDYEYESFDRQTVDETVGEGPLAA comes from the exons ATGAGAAGAACAATAGGCATTACATTGCGATCTATTGGCCGATCTCACACTACCCATTTTGCTAAACCCCTCTCTACATCTGCACCTCCTG GTAAAAAGGATAGCTCTAATACCTTAGAGTCCAATGATGAGTTTGAGCAGCGAATATTTGGTGGCATTTCTGAGAATAGTCTACCTTTTTTCCAGAAGCTAGATAGAATTGAAAAGGCCCGCGATAGACCTGGTTCTAGAATGAATGAAGGAATTAGTTCGAATCTGGATGGCCTGTATGAGAACACATTATCTGATGGGATGGATGGGAAATTGAAGAAGGCAGCTAGATATTTTGAGTTTGATCCTGAGGAAATAACTAAAGAGGACTATGCTTTTAGACCAGATATGACGTTTCGGCATGGAATGACTTATGATACCAAG GATCTTGATCTTAGAAAGCCAGGAGTGCGCAAACCTCCTAAAAGATATGAATTTCAAGTAACAACAGAGGAAGTTCTGGAAAAAGCTGATTTTCGG AATGTTAGATTTCTCTCAAACTTTATAACAGAGGCTGGAATTATGCACAAGCGGAGCAAG ACAAAAATCAGTGCAAAGGCCCAAAGGAAGGTTGCTAGGGAGATCAAAACAGCTCGAGCTTTTGGTCTAATGCCTTTTACGACCATGGGAACAAAATCATTTGTTTTTGGTAAAAGCATGCAGGATCTTGATGAGGACTATGAATACGAGAGTTTTGATCGCCAAACGGTTGATGAGACAGTTGGCGAAGGCCCTCTCGCAGCCTAG